From one bacterium genomic stretch:
- a CDS encoding ATP-binding protein encodes MEKNKLRQVIIDQQALFSKKEDLIDRDLNLEYYLNGNEIIVISGIRRCGKSSLLKLISQKVEGTKVFIDFDDIRFINFNPDNFPEIQDIVLELFGEHENVVYFLDEVQNVTFWEKWVNNLYSQGTKVFVTGSNSNLLSSEISTYLTGRNKVIKLFPFSFKEYLRLKEIESVNLEHLTSSQKTKVYTSFLEYFNNGGFPLILKNDDIQLSKQYFEDILNKDILNRYKVREVKELKDLILFLFSNIGGIYSYSTLKKVCGIKSLSTIKNYIDYFQNVFLVYQVGRFDYSIKKQKVSSSKIYVGDNSFLKTVSFNFSENTGKRLENLVFLELKRRYDEIYYHLEKNECDLVIKENLKITQAIQVSQKLDNPVTKQREIAGLMDAMKKYDLKEGYILTLEEEGSLELDDKNICIKPIWKWLLESDDAR; translated from the coding sequence ATGGAAAAAAATAAACTTCGCCAAGTAATCATTGATCAGCAAGCTCTGTTCAGCAAAAAGGAGGACCTTATCGATAGAGACCTGAATCTGGAATATTATTTAAATGGCAATGAGATTATCGTAATATCAGGAATAAGAAGGTGTGGAAAAAGTTCTCTTTTGAAATTGATATCACAGAAAGTTGAAGGTACCAAAGTATTCATCGATTTTGATGATATCAGGTTTATTAATTTTAACCCGGATAACTTCCCGGAAATACAGGACATTGTTTTAGAATTATTTGGGGAACATGAAAATGTTGTGTACTTTTTGGATGAAGTTCAAAACGTAACATTCTGGGAAAAATGGGTAAACAATCTATATTCACAAGGAACCAAGGTATTTGTTACCGGTTCAAATTCAAATCTGTTAAGTTCAGAGATTTCTACATATCTTACCGGAAGAAATAAAGTAATTAAATTATTTCCCTTTTCATTTAAAGAATATCTCAGGCTTAAAGAGATTGAATCCGTAAACCTTGAACACCTGACAAGTTCCCAAAAAACGAAAGTATATACCTCATTTTTAGAGTATTTTAACAATGGAGGTTTTCCCCTTATCCTGAAAAACGATGATATACAATTGTCCAAACAATATTTTGAAGATATTTTAAACAAGGATATATTGAACAGATATAAAGTAAGAGAGGTTAAGGAATTAAAAGACCTGATTCTGTTTTTGTTCTCAAATATTGGCGGAATATATTCCTATTCAACATTAAAAAAGGTATGTGGAATTAAAAGTCTGAGTACAATTAAAAATTATATTGATTATTTCCAGAACGTATTTTTAGTATACCAGGTTGGCAGATTTGATTATTCGATTAAAAAACAAAAAGTGTCTTCATCTAAAATATATGTGGGAGATAATAGTTTTCTAAAAACTGTTTCTTTTAATTTCTCGGAAAATACAGGAAAACGACTTGAAAATTTAGTATTCCTTGAGCTTAAAAGAAGATATGATGAGATATATTATCATTTGGAAAAAAATGAATGTGATCTTGTCATTAAAGAAAATCTAAAAATAACACAGGCAATCCAGGTATCTCAAAAATTGGACAATCCGGTCACAAAACAACGAGAAATCGCAGGATTAATGGATGCTATGAAGAAATATGACTTAAAAGAAGGATATATTCTCACTTTAGAAGAAGAAGGATCTTTAGAACTGGATGATAAAAATATATGTATAAAACCCATCTGGAAATGGTTACTGGAGTCTGATGACGCCAGATAG